A genomic segment from Chitinophaga flava encodes:
- a CDS encoding class I lanthipeptide has translation MKKQANKKLLLKKIAVTKLQVNNPAAIKGGGPGGPQTSSIWICDGCGGKTTISCGGAGYPCE, from the coding sequence ATGAAAAAACAAGCCAACAAAAAGCTCTTGCTGAAGAAAATTGCAGTGACTAAACTCCAGGTAAACAACCCTGCAGCCATAAAAGGTGGCGGACCTGGTGGTCCACAAACATCCTCTATCTGGATCTGCGATGGCTGCGGTGGTAAAACTACCATCTCCTGCGGAGGAGCCGGATATCCCTGCGAATAA
- a CDS encoding alginate lyase family protein has translation MKKNTIFYCLAVSVLFATALLLSCGKQQLKDSLNTSTKTGATTKTNVSTAQITSFIHPGVLNTQASLDYVGGQVNGGDANRTAYYQKVIDYVDSHPVPTSFYATVVVGSNGATSPSKSQIRKDAELAYALALRWAKTGTQSWADKCIQILNGWSYTFQNYALLDASTNPNQPGLEASWTTPSFVAAAEIMRYYQINGHGSGWSAADISQFSNYLNNVKNNYINNMPVYNNNWNASQGYAKMAIGIFLNSTSVYQNGYDLITTYLPIIVQSNGNIPEYCNRQDCVHFQYSLTAFAYAAQLATIQGDNSLWTANSSRISAGYDYMRAAYGQTTSCNYCSTSSPVFPGVEVAYNHYQTGNLGYLRGLQAPLGVPNDNTFLGFTSYTHYGVTSLQ, from the coding sequence ATGAAAAAAAACACCATTTTTTATTGCCTTGCAGTAAGTGTCCTCTTTGCCACCGCGTTATTACTTTCCTGTGGGAAACAGCAACTGAAAGACAGTTTAAATACCAGTACAAAAACCGGCGCCACTACTAAAACAAACGTTTCCACAGCCCAGATAACTTCGTTTATACATCCCGGCGTACTAAACACACAGGCCAGCCTTGACTATGTAGGCGGCCAGGTAAACGGTGGCGATGCTAACCGCACTGCCTACTATCAGAAAGTAATTGACTATGTAGACAGTCATCCGGTACCCACCTCCTTCTATGCCACGGTGGTAGTTGGGTCCAACGGCGCCACTTCTCCTTCAAAATCACAGATCAGGAAAGATGCTGAACTCGCATATGCCTTAGCGTTAAGATGGGCTAAAACAGGCACTCAAAGCTGGGCCGACAAATGCATACAGATACTGAACGGCTGGTCTTATACTTTTCAGAATTATGCCCTGCTTGATGCCTCTACAAATCCCAACCAGCCTGGCCTGGAAGCCTCCTGGACCACACCCAGCTTCGTGGCTGCAGCTGAAATCATGCGCTACTACCAAATAAACGGGCACGGCTCCGGATGGTCTGCTGCAGATATCAGTCAGTTTTCCAACTATCTCAATAATGTAAAGAATAACTACATCAACAATATGCCGGTGTATAACAATAACTGGAATGCTTCACAGGGTTACGCAAAAATGGCAATAGGTATTTTCCTGAACAGTACCAGTGTTTATCAGAACGGATATGATCTGATCACTACCTATCTGCCCATCATTGTACAATCCAATGGCAATATCCCCGAATACTGTAACCGGCAAGACTGTGTGCACTTTCAGTATTCACTGACAGCATTTGCCTACGCTGCCCAGCTGGCAACGATCCAGGGTGATAATTCCCTGTGGACAGCCAACAGCAGCCGTATCAGCGCCGGTTATGATTATATGCGCGCAGCCTATGGTCAAACAACCAGTTGTAACTACTGCTCTACTTCCAGCCCTGTATTTCCTGGTGTAGAAGTCGCATACAACCATTATCAAACCGGTAATCTCGGATATTTAAGAGGTTTGCAGGCGCCCCTGGGCGTGCCTAACGATAATACATTCCTGGGCTTTACCTCTTACACACATTATGGTGTAACCAGCTTGCAATAA
- a CDS encoding DoxX family protein: protein MQNKNFPPYGYSYLLVRLLPGLVFLSEGIQKFVVPAELGPGRFEKIGFSHPEFWAYFTACFEILCGLLLIVGLIVRLAVVPLLIVMIVAFITTKIPILEQKGFWAMAHEYRTDFAMTLLLVFLLINGAGWPSADSRIVRIKKKRRF from the coding sequence TAAAAATTTCCCGCCGTATGGCTATTCCTATTTGTTGGTCCGGTTACTACCAGGGCTGGTATTTTTATCGGAAGGAATACAAAAATTCGTAGTGCCAGCTGAGTTGGGCCCCGGACGTTTTGAAAAGATAGGATTTTCCCATCCCGAATTCTGGGCATACTTTACTGCCTGTTTTGAGATTTTGTGTGGCTTGCTGTTAATTGTCGGATTAATAGTAAGATTGGCTGTGGTACCATTGCTGATAGTAATGATTGTAGCCTTCATTACCACCAAAATACCAATACTTGAACAAAAGGGATTCTGGGCTATGGCACACGAATATCGCACCGATTTTGCGATGACGCTGTTATTGGTATTCCTGCTTATTAACGGGGCAGGATGGCCCTCGGCTGATAGCAGGATAGTCCGTATTAAAAAGAAGCGGAGATTCTGA